The sequence CCCATACTTCCATTGCAAAAAAGCCAATCTTATCCATCTTATCACAAATTGGCAACATATCTTCGGTTCTTAATCGGGTTGCCATTAGAGATTGATGGGCATCACGAAAAGTCGTATCAATTATTTTAACAGGATTCATTGTAAAGTATAAGTTTGGTATTAATTTTGATGTTTGATTTTTAATATTTAATATTACTATGCAAGTGGCTCGATTAAGAACAATGCTTGTCCATATTCTACTGCTTCACCATCTTTAACTAAGATGTCAATAATCTTACATTTTTTTTCGGCTTCAATCTCATTCATCAGTTTCATGGCTTCAATGACACATAGCGTTTCACCGACATCAACAATATCACCTTTATTAACATAAGGCGGTGCATCCGGTCGGGGACGGCTATAAAAAGTTCCGACCATTGGTGATTTGATTTCTTCATAATTCACACTCACTGTAGTCTGTTCTGGTTGTGTTGTCTGGGAAGTTGGCGTAACATAACCTTGTGGTTTAGTTTCTGGCAGGAATGGAGTCTGCGCAATTACTGGTGTGCTTGTCGATTTTTTTATCTTGACTTTGTTACCGGCAAATTCCCATTCCAATTCGGCAATATTGTGCTTGCTGTATAATTCTAATAATTCTTTTAATATATCTAATCCTTCTTTATCTTCTTTTCTCATATCCTGTTCCTCACTTTGTTCAACTTCTACAAATTGCGATGGGCTTTCCCGCTGCTCAAAATATTTCAGCGCTACTTCAGGAAACAGAGCATAAGTAATATAATCTTCTTCTTTTTTGACATACTTTTTATCAAGTTCGTTTTTTACTTTATTTAACACTGGTTCTAATAAATCTGCTGGTCTTTTACTGATCGGTTTTTCATTACCAAGAATTTTTTTGCGGATAGCTTCCTTAATTGGGGCAGGCGGTCTGCCATATAGACCGCGGACATAATTCTTTATCTCTTCAGGAATTATTTTGTATCTTTCACCGGCTAAGACATTAAATACTGCTTGAACTCCGACAATTTGGCTGGTTGGCGTAACTAAGGGCGGATAGCCTAAATCTGCTCTTACTCTGGGCACTTCGGCTAAAACTTCTCCTAATCGGTCAACCGCATTCTGTTCTTTAAGTTGGGCTTGGAGATTTGAGGCCATACCACCGGGAATCTGGTGAATCAAAACCATTTCGTCAATAACCTTATCGATTTTAAAATTTCGTTTTTGTCGAATCGTCTCAAAATATTCTGAGATTTCAGCAATTGTAGTTAAAGAAAGTTTCGGGTTGTAAGGTGTATTCGCCAGCATGGCAATAATCGTTTCTACTGCTGGTTGTGAAGTTGCAAAGGA is a genomic window of candidate division WOR-3 bacterium containing:
- the accB gene encoding acetyl-CoA carboxylase biotin carboxyl carrier protein, which produces MAILKPKPIKITDTTLRDAHQSLWATRMKTEEMVPILQKLDKVGYWSLEMWGGATFDVSIRYLREDPWERLSMIRKEVKNTKLQMLLRGQNIVGYRNYPDDLLEAFIEKSAERGIDIYRIFDALNDVRNLESAIKFVKKYKKHAQGTLCYTISPVHTIDYYLKCAKEQLNLGVDSICIKDMAGIIAPDAAFELVKRLKAEIKLPVQLHSHSSSGMVVASYLKAIEAGVDIIDTAHGPLSFATSQPAVETIIAMLANTPYNPKLSLTTIAEISEYFETIRQKRNFKIDKVIDEMVLIHQIPGGMASNLQAQLKEQNAVDRLGEVLAEVPRVRADLGYPPLVTPTSQIVGVQAVFNVLAGERYKIIPEEIKNYVRGLYGRPPAPIKEAIRKKILGNEKPISKRPADLLEPVLNKVKNELDKKYVKKEEDYITYALFPEVALKYFEQRESPSQFVEVEQSEEQDMRKEDKEGLDILKELLELYSKHNIAELEWEFAGNKVKIKKSTSTPVIAQTPFLPETKPQGYVTPTSQTTQPEQTTVSVNYEEIKSPMVGTFYSRPRPDAPPYVNKGDIVDVGETLCVIEAMKLMNEIEAEKKCKIIDILVKDGEAVEYGQALFLIEPLA